AGTTCAATGGCATACACTCGTGGTTTGGGGTAAGCAAAACAATACCATTGAAAAGAAATGCCAACGTGGGACCAAACTCATGGTTGAAGGCAAACTCACCTATCGTAACTATGAGAACGCAGATGGGGTAAAACAATATGTCACAGAAATTAAAGTAGATAATTTTATGATTTTATCTGATTCGAACGGTGCCAAAGATGACATCCCAACACCTCCAGATGAAAATGAAGACGATCTGCCTTTCTAGTATGATCAACGAGGTAGGTTTTCAAGCCCCTACCTCGTCGATTGTTTCCAACTTATTTTGTCAGGCTTGCAGTCAACGCTCTTCCTAGGTTCTCTGCATAAGCCTTCCATAATTTAGCATCTTCTGGCGTAAACTTAGCAACAGCTTCAGTTTCTTTGGCTGCCCATTCCTGTCGCTTCGCTGCAAGCTCCTTGAGTTTAACAACATCGCCGCTTTTAGCAACAGCGATAAATTCTTTGATATATTTTGTATAATCCTCCGCCAATTTTTGTGTCTCAGCAGAACTAAATTTCGGTATTGGCACTTCGCCACCGCTATTTTCTACCGACGTTTCGGCCGTATCTTTTTTTAAGTCAATAGCGGCAGTTGTATCTTTTACTTCGACTTTTTTAGTCGTGGAATTATTGCAGGAAATAACAAAAAATCCAGCAATTAATGCTGATAAGGCTACTTTCTTCATTTATTTAAATTTAGTTTTTTAAGTCTGGTCATTTATTCGTTTATGCGTGTTGTTCTAAAGCTAAATAAATCACTCTAGTTTTATCGGATCGACAAGTTCACCATCATCTTAATCACAACCCTACCTTTTTGTAACGTTACTTTATTATCGAACTAATTTAATTACAATGCCCGACTCTACGAAATTTTTTGTGGACACTCACATTCTGCAGGCCTGAGTTAGGAGTCTTCTTTTCTTGTAGGCAAGTCAACATCAGATCAACTCCAAGGCCGTACATATTAGGGGTATTACAAGGGTAAGCCCCTGCAAATCCCTTGTTAATACCTTGTAAATGGACTGCAATTACATAATTAACCACGGATATGATAACAACATGGAAATACGCCCGATACCGGCAAAACCGAATAAACAATAGGAAAAAGTTCCTCGCAATTAGATTCGCTCAAACCTGCCATACAATTTCCAGAAATATGCTTTCTCCCCCATAGTGAGATCAATCTTCTTCCAGGCATTTAAGGCTAAACTAATCTCCTTTTCCTGCAAACTGTATTTTCCAATAAAGAACTCTTCTTCGGAAAAATACAAACCAAATGCTTTATCCAACGTATGTAGGCTCTGAACATCTACCTCTTCAAAAAATAAAATGGATTGAGGGCCAGCCAAAAAATCACTCGGCACCGGAATAGCGTCAGCGTATTCGATTGCGATGAGGCGGTTCCTACTTTGCAAAGGAAATTCAATTATTGGAAGCTCTTCTAATTTCGAAAAATAACTACCCGCCTCAAAAATACCATCTCGTTCCAGCAGCGGGATTTGTAACAATCTTTTACGTCCAATAAGAGAAACATTTGGATCAAAATAATCATTGAAATTAAGAATTTCATTGACAGATAGATTTTTTTCAATAAGATGCTGCACAGGAATGCCAAAATAATTTGCAATCTTTAGAACAATCTCAATTTTTGGCTCTGCACGCATTTCTTCGTAAGACGAAATATTACCTCTAGTAAGATTAAAAATATCCCCAAATGCCTGTTGACTCATTCCTTTCACTTTTCTTAATTTCTTAATATTGTTGCCTACGTTGCTCATTTTAAAAAAAATTGAATATTTATTGCAAAATATTTTTGCATTTTTATTACCTTTATGCAAAGAATATGTGCAATATATAAAAAACTTGATTATGTACTTCTCAAAAATTGAAAATTATATCGCCAATATCGGTTACACCATCACCCATAAGGATACAAAAGAAGGAATCTTTGTCATCGAAAATGAAGATGACGGAATTCGCAACCTCATCGTAGGCATTGCCCAACCCATCCTGATTTTTGAGCAATACCTTTTTACAATCAGCAATGACACCATGGATATGTTCAAATCACTATTGATAAAAAATAGAGATATTATCCACGGCGGATTTGCGTTAACGGAAGATGGTACCAAAGTTATATTTCGGTATACGTTACAAATACATAATCTCGACCAGAACGAATTCGATGCAGCCATCAATTCGCTGAGTCTGTTGATGAGTGAATATTATAATCAGTTAATAAGTTTTTCAAAATTATAGAATAATGAATATTTTTAAGAGAATTTTCAGAATCGGTCAAGCAGAGATCCACGCAGTCGTGGACAAAATGGAAGACCCCATCAAAATGACGGAACAGGGTATCCGTGAGATGAAAGAGGACCTGGAACAATCGTTGGAAGCCTATGCTAAAGTGAAGGCCTTAGCCATACGTACCCAAAACAATTGTGAAAAGAAAAAAGAAGAAGCCAATGAATTTGATAACAAAGCTATTCTATTACTCCAAAAGGCACAAAAGGGAGAGCTAACGGCAGAAAAGGCCGAAGGTCTGGCAAAAGAAGCGCTGTTGCTGAAAAAACAGTTATTAATCGAAGCTAGTGAATTGGAGAAACAAGCCGTGATTCATCAAAGTTCAGCCGATGAGCTACACAAAAATGTAGACATTCTCAAATTCAATATATCGAAATGGGAAGGTGAACTCTCCACATTAAAGGCACGTGTAAAGGTCTCTAACGCAGCTAAAATGGTCAATCGGCAGCTCGCGAATATCGATTCAAATAGTACGATTTCCATGTTAGAACGTATGAAAGAGAAAGTCGAGGAAGACGAGGCCCTAGCGAAGGCCTATGGCGAGATTGCACTAGGCAACAAAAGTAAAGTTGATGAGATTAACGAGACCATCGGCGGGTCTGAAGCCGTCAACAACGAATTAGAAGAACTAAAAAGAAAATTAAATAGTGATGAAAAGATTTGAGTATAAAACGCTAAAAATTGAACCTAAGGGTTTCTGGGGAACAAAGTTGGATCCCGAAAAAATTGATGAAATCTTAAATGATCTTGGAAATCAAGGCTGGGAATTGGTAACCATGCAGGACCTTGAGGTCAATGGCAGTTCCTGGTCGTTCCATTACACATTCAAAAGGGAGAAAATTTAAACAATAACACGATGACAGAACTAATCAATATCTTATTTAATCCATTATCCAATGGAATTATGACAGTCTTAACGGGCATGTCTGTAGTGTATTGGTTATTTATGTTTCTGATGGGTGATGGAGTACATCTCTTTGATGCCGATGCAGATATAGACCTCCATCCCACACCTGATGTCACGGACGTTGATGGATCACATGATATCGCAACTGAGGGGGCCGACCATGCTCACCATCATCATACGGATACGGACGCTAATACAGAACCTGGTTTCTTTGCAAAAGCAATGGATTACATCAATGTTGGCAAAGTACCCATCATGCTTATTGTAACACTATTCAAATTTATAGGCTGGATAATTACCATTGTTTCCTCGCTCTTTATCGACGTTGCTTCATGGGGAATAAAGTCTGTATTAATCCTAATCCCCGTTTTCATTGTTACATTTATATTAATGCATTTTCTGACCAAACCCTTAGCTAAAATGTTTAAAACTATAGGTTACAATGGCGAAGAAAGTCACGATTTTCTTGGTCGCATGGGTAAAATGAGAGCCAGTATTGAAGGCAAGAAAATAGGTTCTGCCGAATTTATCATCCAACAGGACCCGATTCGCCTCAATGTTGTCAGCCACAATGGGGAGAAAATAGGCTACGGAGACGATGTCATTATTGTTGACGAATCCAAGGACAAGAAATATTATTATGTGACCAAAGAAATCACGATAGACAATATTTAATGAAAAAAGAAGAAAAGACTCGACACCTAAACAACTGTCCGAAAAGAACGGGTCTTTATTCCTTTAAATCCTAATCGTAAACCCAACTATTAAAATCTAAATAAATACAAATCATATGCTATATCAACCTCTTTTATTTCTAAGTGGCTTAAACGGAATTATACTTTTAATTGTCGGATTGGCTGTCTTTTTAATTTTTGCATTCTTTGTTGTATTGAGTGCATTCTATAAGAAAATTCCACAAGGGAAAGCAATTGTCCGTACTGGTGTTGGTGGTACAAAGGTAGCATTCAACAAAGGAATGTATGTTGTACCTGTATTTCACAAGATGGAGATCATGGACATCTCAATCAAAAAAATTGAGATTGCCCGTATGCAAGGTGAAGGTTTGATCTGCAAGGATAATATTCGTGCAGATATCAAAGTTGCTTTCTTCGTTCGCGTTAATAAAAGTGTGGATGATGTGATCAATGTTGCCCAAAATTTAGGTTGTGATCGTGCAAGTGAGCCGGAAACATTAAAAAGCATTTTTGAATCTAAATTCTCCGAGGCCCTAAAAACAGTCGGTAAGAAATTTGATTTCATCGAATTGTATGAAGCCCGTCGGGAATTTCGCGACGAAATTTTGGATATCATCGGAACTGACCTGAACGGTTATATTCTAGATGACCGTGCAATCGACTATCTTGAGCAGACCGATATTGAGCATCTCAACCCAAACAATATCTTAGACAGTGAGGGCATTAAAAAAATAACGGAGCTAACGGCAAAACAAAATATCAATGCCAATTTTATCCGTCGTGATGAGGAGAAATTAATCAAAAAACAAAACGTGGAAGCACGGGAAGCTATTCTAGAACTAGACCGTCAGCTTGCCGAAAAAGAAGAAAAGCAAAAACGGGAAATTGATAACATCAAAGCACGTGAAGAAGCAGAAATAGCAAAGGTACGTGAAGAAGAGCGCTTAAAATATGAAAGTGTCCGTATTTCTACCGAAGAGCAACTGGCAGTACAGGAAGAAAATAAGCTGCGCCAGATCATCATTGCTGAGAAAAACAAGCAGCGCACGGATGCTGTTGAAGCAGAGCGCGTAGAGAAAGACCGTGCCTTGGAACAAACAGAACGTGAGCGCATTGTTACCTTGGCTCAGATCGACAAAGAACGCTCTATCGAGACGGAGAAGAAAAGTATCCAAGGGGTTATCAAGGAACGCGTACAATTGGAGAAAGGGGTTATTGAAGAGCAACAAGGCGTCCGAGACATCGAAGTATTCCGTGAAGTAGAACGAAAGAAACAAGCGGGTGTTATCGCGGCATCACAAGAAGCAGAAGAAAAATTAATATCCACTGTTAAGGCGGCCGAAGCTGCAAAAATCGCAGCCGAGCAGGAAGCGGAGAAAAAGGTAATCGATGCAGAGGCGGCTCGTAAAATTGCCGAAAAACGTGCTCAGGAATTATTGATAGATGCTGAAGCGAAAAAAGAAGCATCGCTGAAGGAAGCCGAAAGTCGTAAGATTATTGCTGAAGCACAAGCCAAAGAAGAAGCCGCGCTTGGCTTATCCGAAGCTGAAGTAATGGTTGCAAAAGCCGAAGCCGAAGAAAAACAAGGTACCGTTGAAGCTAATGTGATCGAGAAGAAAGCTGAAGCAATGCGTAAAGAGGGCTTAGCACAGGCAGAAGTTGTTCGTGAGAAAGCACTTGCTGAAGCAAAAGGTATCGAAGAGAAAGCTGAGGCGATGAAGAAATTGGATGGTGTGGGCAGAGATCACGAAGAGTTCAAATTGCAATTGCAAAAAGAACGTGATATTGAACTCGCACACATCAATATCCAAAAAGACATTGCTCAAGCACAAGCTGGCGTATTGTCGGAAGCACTTAAAACGGCAAAAATAGATATCGTTGGTGGCGAAACCATGTTCTTTGAGAATATCGTCCGTCAAGTTTCCAATTCCAAAGGTTTTGATCACTTGATTGACAACTCTAAACATGCCACAGCTATTAAGAATTCACTGATAGGTCCAGATGGACAAGGAGACCTTGCAGAGAAGGTGCGTGGATTAGCCGATAAATATGGAATTTCCACAAACGATATAAAGAACCTCACAGTTTCAGCAGCATTGATTAAACTCCAACAAGCGGCGACTGACGCTGAAAATGGCGAAGACAAAAGCTTTATCAATTCTTTGTTCGGATTGGCGAAAAACTTGGGCATATCCAATAAAAAGTTGTCGTAATTAATACCCATTATTACCTGCAGATAATGTTCATAATCACTGCAGGTAATAAATAATGATTCTACCACATATACAAAGTCGATAAAGCTCAGTTTTATGCCAGAAGAAAACGTAATAAATCAGAACGACTCCCTTGATCAAGGTGCATACGAGATTATTCGGAAGCGGCTTCTTACACAAAAAGAAGAGCTATCTATCAAACTCCAGCAACTAAATAATGCCCGCAAGGAAGTCTTTAATGCAACAAGTTTTATACTCAAGGCCAATCAACGGATCACCACAGAAAATAATTGTGTTGCTCGCGGTATTTTAGCCCTGGACAATCTATGTATATTCGGTTATAACGTCCATTTTGGGCTACGTACCGAAATTAAACTCGAAGATGTTTTCAGTGTATATACGTTCGAAAACAATCAATTTATCCCACAATCACTCGATCTGATCAATGATCCTAATTTCATTGGCGATTACCAAAATTTATATAAATACTATCGCGACTCGATCTTTTCCAAGTTTCGACGTACGGAAAACTATCTTTATATGATCTTTCAGACCAGCAAAAATCCTGCTGACCTGAAGGCATTCAAGTGGTTGATTAAAGACGGAACGCTCCAATATCAGGACGACCGCAGCATTCATGAGGTTAAATTGCCTAATCAGTTTGAGTTTGATTGGACGAAAACAACCTTAGAAGACCGTCGCCTCGGAAAACACCCGCACATTTCCATTAAGGACAAGATCTTTATAGAAGCAATCAATGGCGATATTACTTTCAAAATTGAAAACAATACCGATACGGGGAAAGGGATCTTCTCCGAAAAAGTGTCAAACGCCGACCAACAACTGGATGATGCGGATTACTACTATGCAGACCTTGGCAATTTGATTGCCGTTCGCATTAAACCGTATCAAGAAGATTTCCGAGCATTTGTCTTTAACCAACGGACAAAAGAAGTTGTGAACCTTAAATCACTTAATGAATCAGCCATTCTACTACCCGATAGTCAAGGAATCATTTTTTCTAACGGATACTACCTGCAGAATGGCACCCATAAAATCTTTGACGTCCAGTTTGACCAGGTTAGTTTCCTTAGACGCATAGCATCACCAAATGGCGAAGACTTTCTCTATATCTTTTGTCAGGAGGAAACGAATACCTACATCTTACTGTCTTATAACATCATTCAGCAGCATGTCGAAACTCCGATCATCTGCAATGGCTTCACACTTTTCAAAGACGGTAGTTTAATTTACTTTCACACAGAGGCTGAAGCAACAAGGCATCATCAGGTTCAGATTTGGGAAACCCCTTACATGGCCGTACTCAAAGAAAATGAGCTAAAAAAAGACGATCCGCTTTATAAGGTCGGTAATAAACAGATCGTACAAGCCATGGCCGAGGCACAAGAAGTCATACAGCTCATCAAAAAAGAAGACAGTTATGAAGGTCTTTACGAGGATATACTCAAAAAATCGACGGTTCTGCTTGACTCTTATTTTTGGATAAAGGATGAAGCCTTGTCAAATCTTGGGCAGCCTCTGGCACAGATCAAAGAGGTCGCCAATACGGCAATTGACGAATTTGTTAAGGTCCAAGCCCAACGTAAATACGCCACAGAGCTCAATAGCAGTGCCGAGAAAAAAATGGAAGAGCTTACCTTTTCCATCAATAGTACAGTAGTCGAAAAGCTTGATCAACTTGTTCATCAACTGGCAGATTCACGTCGTTTACAGGGCGAAATCATTGACCTCAAAAATGTCAAATATATTGATGTAGTCCGCATCGATGCTTTACTCGATAAACTACAGTCAATCACCACCGAACTCGCCGAAAAGACAATTGCCTTCTTGCTTCGCGACGAGGCTTTACACCCCTATGAGCAGAAAGTGGAGCAACAGAAAAACAATGTTGCTGCAATTATCAAAGTCTATGACGCCAAGGCGATCGAGGAAGCCAATTCGGCTATATCGAGTGAGCTGGAGCTCTTGATCGATATTCTAAACAGTTTAAAAATCGACGACTCCACTCAAACCACCAAAATCATCGAAAAGATAGCTGTTATTTTCTCGTCCCTGAATGAAGTCCGTGCGCAGCTTACACGCAAACTCAATTCATTAAAAAGTACGGAAGCCATTGCAGAATTTTCAGCCCAGCTTACGCTACTGGAGCAGTCTGTCACCAACTACCTTGAACTCTCTACGACAACAGAAAAAGTAGACGAGTATTATACCAAGGTCATTGTTCAACTGGAAGAACTTGAAAGTAAGTTCTCAGAATTTGAGGACTTCGCCCTGAAAATAGCAGATAAACGCGATGAGATCATCAAAGCATTTAATTCCCGCAGAGAGCAAATCGTTGAACAGATCAACAAACGAAGCTCTTCACTCGAACAAATTGGCCTTCGTGTATTAAAGAATATCGAAAACAAGTCAAAGACATTTGCAACGCGTGAGGAAATCCTAAGTTTCTTTGCTTCAGATTTGATGATTGACAAAATCAGACAACTTGTACAAGAACTGCAAACGCTCAGTGATGTTTCAAAAGCTGAAAATCTTGAAAACCTACTCAAAAAATCTCAAGAGGATGCATTGCGCATTTTACGTGACAAGAATGATCTATTTGTAGATGGAGAGAACATTATTGCGCTTGGCAAGCATAAATTTGCCGTCAATAGTCAGTCACTCAGTTTAACGCTCGTACGCAAAAATGACGAAATATACTTCCATCTTACCGGAACGAGCTTCTATCAAAAAGTCAAGGGATCCGAGATTGAAAACTTTAGAGATATTTGGGATCAGGAACTGATTTCCGAAAACAAAGACGTATACCGGGCTGAATATCTCGCCTATAAAACATTTCTTGCTTCTAAAGGACAGCAAGATTTTGATGCCAACCTGTTTATCAATCAGACTGTCGAGCAAAGTTATTCGGAAGGTTATGTCAAAGGAGTGCATAATTTTGACGCCCTGGTAATCTATGATACCATAAAACAGCTTGACAGCAAGCTTGATCTTTTACGTTACGATGCTCATTTGCGTGCTATGGCGCAGTTGTTTTGGCATTCACTGGCCCAAGACCAACAGGAAAAACAAAAGGCGTTGATCCAATCTACACACTCGGTATTAAAAGCATTTCCAAATTCCACACGCTATCAATCTGTCGTTGACGAACTCACAACATTATTCAACAATTGGGACACTCATTTGGATCGCTCGACAATTGATGGAGAGGAGATCGCGAGCTATCTTTTCCAGACTTTCACAAGCTACAGCAAGTTTGTCGTCAGTGAGCAATCGGATGAACTGAAGAAGGCTTTCATCAGGTTATTGGAAAACAAAAAGAGTTTCAAACTCTTTGAAGCAGATATTCAGCATACACAATTTAGTCTCGTAGACCGTTTCTATTTGACTTTAAATTGGCTAAATTCTTTTATCGACGAGAACAGTAATTACCAGGCTTTCCACAAGTACATTGAGGAAACTGCAGTCACACTTCTTTATCCAAAAGATGAATACCAATTGATCATCGCCAAAGACAATGCGCTCATCCAGGGATTAAAGGGAAATCATCCGATCTTGAACAATGGAGAAGAACAGATTCAATACCATCAATTTCTGAGTAGGTTGAAGACATTTGCAGAATGGAATGCCCCTCGTTTTCAAGAATTCGCTTCTTTGAAGGAGCAGCTTGGAAAAACATATGCCAAGGAGCTGAAAATCGGAGAATTTGAACCAAAAGTCTTAACATCTTTTGTCCGAAATAAGTTGATCAACGAAGTTTACTTTCCATTGATCGGAAATAACCTGGCCAAACAACTTGGAGCAGCTGGCGACAATAAACGTACCGCCAGAATGGGTATGCTTCTTCTCATTTCTCCTCCAGGTTACGGAAAGACAACATTAATGGAATATCTCGCGAAAACCATGGGTTTACATTTTGTAAAAATCAACGGACCTACAATTGGGCATTCCATTACTTCAATTGATCCTGTGGAGGCGAAAACTTCTGGTGAACGTGAGGAACTTAAGAAGATTAATCTTGCCTTCGAAATGGCCGACAATGTGATGCTCTACCTCGATGATATCCAACATTTGAATCCGGAATTCCTACAGAAATTTATTTCATTGGCAGACGGACAACGTAAGATCGACGGTATTTTTGAAGGCGAGAGTAAAACATATGATTTGCGTGGGAAAAGATTCTGCATCGTAATGGCTGGAAACCCCTATACAGAAAGCGGGTCTAAATTTCAGATTCCAGATATGCTTGCCAACCGTGCCGACGTCTACAATCTGGGGGATGTGATCGGTGATACCGAAGCACTATTCAATCTAAGCTTGATCGAAAATGCGGCAATTGAAAACAGCTACCTTGAAAAAATAGCAAGCAAATCCTTCAACGATTTTTATGCTTTAGTGAACTACGCGCAATCAGTGGTAGACCAACTTCCCGATTTAGAAGGCAATTACCTGAAGCAAGATATCGATGATTTTATAACGGTATTAAAACATGTATTAAAGATCAGAAATGTTGTCATCAAGGTCAATCAAAATTATATTCAAAGTGCGGCCATGCAAGACAATTATCGAACAGAACCGCCGTTCAAAATGCAAGGATCTTACCGGAATATGAGCAAGCTCATTGCGCAGATCGTGCCCATGATGAACGATGAGGAGATTGATCAGGTTCTCCTCGCACATTATGAAAGCGAGTCACAAACCCTTACTGCCGATACAGAAAGTAATCTTCTAAAATTGAAAGAACTCGCCGGATTGATAAACAATGTGGAACAAGAACGCTGGGAACACATCAAACAAATCTTCCGCAAGAACAATAAACATGGTGGTTTGGCCAAAGATGATAAGGTGTTTGCACAAATGCAGGACTTTAATGAAAACCTAGAGGGTATCATACAGGCCATTCGTGCTTATAAGAACTAATATTTAACATTGCTATTCCAGTGGACTTTACCTATGTATTCAGCTGGAATAGCAGTATTTCTGATACGAGTACTGTCAAATATTTTTTAAGCATTAGCTATTTTTAGGTTGATCAATGATTATCTTTGATAGTATCAAATGATAGTATCATCATAATGAAACCACCGTATATTATTACAAGTGAAACTTTAAAATTAGTTAGTTCTATTTCAGAAAGAATAGGAGAAATTAATGCTGCTCATTTATATAAACCCAGTACGGAGCTACGAAAAAAGAACCTATAAAATCGATTCAATCGTCTTTAGAAATCGAAGGTAACACGTTAACTGAGGAACATATAATGAAAACAGCAAATCTATATTTAACATTCCGCTATACATTTAGTTCTTCTTGCTGACATTCGATGATATGATCACCCTTCTCAGGATATTTAGTATGATATTTCGTTTCCATAATTGTTTTGCACTCTATTGTACTATTTCATTAGAACCAAATAATACGACCATCTTCTGCGCGAAGGCTATTTTAGTAATGTCCAATAAACGTTCAAGTTCCACCATATCTGGAATGTGACGTTTCATACGTAATGTATCTTCATTTAAATCTTCAA
The DNA window shown above is from Sphingobacterium thalpophilum and carries:
- a CDS encoding flotillin family protein; this encodes MLYQPLLFLSGLNGIILLIVGLAVFLIFAFFVVLSAFYKKIPQGKAIVRTGVGGTKVAFNKGMYVVPVFHKMEIMDISIKKIEIARMQGEGLICKDNIRADIKVAFFVRVNKSVDDVINVAQNLGCDRASEPETLKSIFESKFSEALKTVGKKFDFIELYEARREFRDEILDIIGTDLNGYILDDRAIDYLEQTDIEHLNPNNILDSEGIKKITELTAKQNINANFIRRDEEKLIKKQNVEAREAILELDRQLAEKEEKQKREIDNIKAREEAEIAKVREEERLKYESVRISTEEQLAVQEENKLRQIIIAEKNKQRTDAVEAERVEKDRALEQTERERIVTLAQIDKERSIETEKKSIQGVIKERVQLEKGVIEEQQGVRDIEVFREVERKKQAGVIAASQEAEEKLISTVKAAEAAKIAAEQEAEKKVIDAEAARKIAEKRAQELLIDAEAKKEASLKEAESRKIIAEAQAKEEAALGLSEAEVMVAKAEAEEKQGTVEANVIEKKAEAMRKEGLAQAEVVREKALAEAKGIEEKAEAMKKLDGVGRDHEEFKLQLQKERDIELAHINIQKDIAQAQAGVLSEALKTAKIDIVGGETMFFENIVRQVSNSKGFDHLIDNSKHATAIKNSLIGPDGQGDLAEKVRGLADKYGISTNDIKNLTVSAALIKLQQAATDAENGEDKSFINSLFGLAKNLGISNKKLS
- a CDS encoding single-stranded DNA-binding protein, which encodes MSTLRNKVQLVGHLGNDPLIKTTSTGTNYSILRLATNDLFKNKAGEWVEEVQWHTLVVWGKQNNTIEKKCQRGTKLMVEGKLTYRNYENADGVKQYVTEIKVDNFMILSDSNGAKDDIPTPPDENEDDLPF
- a CDS encoding DUF4177 domain-containing protein; this encodes MKRFEYKTLKIEPKGFWGTKLDPEKIDEILNDLGNQGWELVTMQDLEVNGSSWSFHYTFKREKI
- a CDS encoding YbjN domain-containing protein produces the protein MYFSKIENYIANIGYTITHKDTKEGIFVIENEDDGIRNLIVGIAQPILIFEQYLFTISNDTMDMFKSLLIKNRDIIHGGFALTEDGTKVIFRYTLQIHNLDQNEFDAAINSLSLLMSEYYNQLISFSKL
- a CDS encoding PspA/IM30 family protein, with the protein product MNIFKRIFRIGQAEIHAVVDKMEDPIKMTEQGIREMKEDLEQSLEAYAKVKALAIRTQNNCEKKKEEANEFDNKAILLLQKAQKGELTAEKAEGLAKEALLLKKQLLIEASELEKQAVIHQSSADELHKNVDILKFNISKWEGELSTLKARVKVSNAAKMVNRQLANIDSNSTISMLERMKEKVEEDEALAKAYGEIALGNKSKVDEINETIGGSEAVNNELEELKRKLNSDEKI
- a CDS encoding DNA repair ATPase, with the protein product MPEENVINQNDSLDQGAYEIIRKRLLTQKEELSIKLQQLNNARKEVFNATSFILKANQRITTENNCVARGILALDNLCIFGYNVHFGLRTEIKLEDVFSVYTFENNQFIPQSLDLINDPNFIGDYQNLYKYYRDSIFSKFRRTENYLYMIFQTSKNPADLKAFKWLIKDGTLQYQDDRSIHEVKLPNQFEFDWTKTTLEDRRLGKHPHISIKDKIFIEAINGDITFKIENNTDTGKGIFSEKVSNADQQLDDADYYYADLGNLIAVRIKPYQEDFRAFVFNQRTKEVVNLKSLNESAILLPDSQGIIFSNGYYLQNGTHKIFDVQFDQVSFLRRIASPNGEDFLYIFCQEETNTYILLSYNIIQQHVETPIICNGFTLFKDGSLIYFHTEAEATRHHQVQIWETPYMAVLKENELKKDDPLYKVGNKQIVQAMAEAQEVIQLIKKEDSYEGLYEDILKKSTVLLDSYFWIKDEALSNLGQPLAQIKEVANTAIDEFVKVQAQRKYATELNSSAEKKMEELTFSINSTVVEKLDQLVHQLADSRRLQGEIIDLKNVKYIDVVRIDALLDKLQSITTELAEKTIAFLLRDEALHPYEQKVEQQKNNVAAIIKVYDAKAIEEANSAISSELELLIDILNSLKIDDSTQTTKIIEKIAVIFSSLNEVRAQLTRKLNSLKSTEAIAEFSAQLTLLEQSVTNYLELSTTTEKVDEYYTKVIVQLEELESKFSEFEDFALKIADKRDEIIKAFNSRREQIVEQINKRSSSLEQIGLRVLKNIENKSKTFATREEILSFFASDLMIDKIRQLVQELQTLSDVSKAENLENLLKKSQEDALRILRDKNDLFVDGENIIALGKHKFAVNSQSLSLTLVRKNDEIYFHLTGTSFYQKVKGSEIENFRDIWDQELISENKDVYRAEYLAYKTFLASKGQQDFDANLFINQTVEQSYSEGYVKGVHNFDALVIYDTIKQLDSKLDLLRYDAHLRAMAQLFWHSLAQDQQEKQKALIQSTHSVLKAFPNSTRYQSVVDELTTLFNNWDTHLDRSTIDGEEIASYLFQTFTSYSKFVVSEQSDELKKAFIRLLENKKSFKLFEADIQHTQFSLVDRFYLTLNWLNSFIDENSNYQAFHKYIEETAVTLLYPKDEYQLIIAKDNALIQGLKGNHPILNNGEEQIQYHQFLSRLKTFAEWNAPRFQEFASLKEQLGKTYAKELKIGEFEPKVLTSFVRNKLINEVYFPLIGNNLAKQLGAAGDNKRTARMGMLLLISPPGYGKTTLMEYLAKTMGLHFVKINGPTIGHSITSIDPVEAKTSGEREELKKINLAFEMADNVMLYLDDIQHLNPEFLQKFISLADGQRKIDGIFEGESKTYDLRGKRFCIVMAGNPYTESGSKFQIPDMLANRADVYNLGDVIGDTEALFNLSLIENAAIENSYLEKIASKSFNDFYALVNYAQSVVDQLPDLEGNYLKQDIDDFITVLKHVLKIRNVVIKVNQNYIQSAAMQDNYRTEPPFKMQGSYRNMSKLIAQIVPMMNDEEIDQVLLAHYESESQTLTADTESNLLKLKELAGLINNVEQERWEHIKQIFRKNNKHGGLAKDDKVFAQMQDFNENLEGIIQAIRAYKN
- a CDS encoding helix-turn-helix domain-containing protein, whose amino-acid sequence is MSNVGNNIKKLRKVKGMSQQAFGDIFNLTRGNISSYEEMRAEPKIEIVLKIANYFGIPVQHLIEKNLSVNEILNFNDYFDPNVSLIGRKRLLQIPLLERDGIFEAGSYFSKLEELPIIEFPLQSRNRLIAIEYADAIPVPSDFLAGPQSILFFEEVDVQSLHTLDKAFGLYFSEEEFFIGKYSLQEKEISLALNAWKKIDLTMGEKAYFWKLYGRFERI
- a CDS encoding OB-fold-containig protein; this encodes MTELINILFNPLSNGIMTVLTGMSVVYWLFMFLMGDGVHLFDADADIDLHPTPDVTDVDGSHDIATEGADHAHHHHTDTDANTEPGFFAKAMDYINVGKVPIMLIVTLFKFIGWIITIVSSLFIDVASWGIKSVLILIPVFIVTFILMHFLTKPLAKMFKTIGYNGEESHDFLGRMGKMRASIEGKKIGSAEFIIQQDPIRLNVVSHNGEKIGYGDDVIIVDESKDKKYYYVTKEITIDNI